In one window of Carassius auratus strain Wakin chromosome 28, ASM336829v1, whole genome shotgun sequence DNA:
- the LOC113047576 gene encoding suppressor of cytokine signaling 3-like, which yields MVTHSKFDNAMSSSLFDASMRLPSHHYKTFSSKLQFQMVQQAVRMLQESGFYWGSISGKEANHLLNSEPSGTFLVRDSSDNRHFFTLSVKTESGTKNLRVQCDNKSFFLQTDSKNMQSVPRFDCVLKLVHHYMPLSRSSLSIGSSRNSYYIYTAGEKIPLELLRPLPCIMSSLQHLCRKTVNGHIDVSSKREQLPQQLKDFLQEYDAPI from the coding sequence ATGGTCACCCACAGCAAGTTTGACAACGCAATGAGCAGCAGCCTGTTTGATGCAAGCATGCGGCTGCCGTCTCACCATTACAAGACCTTCAGCTCGAAGCTGCAGTTCCAGATGGTGCAGCAAGCCGTCAGGATGCTCCAGGAGAGCGGCTTCTACTGGGGCTCCATCAGCGGCAAAGAGGCCAATCACTTGTTGAACTCGGAACCTAGCGGGACCTTTCTGGTCCGAGACAGCTCAGACAACCGGCACTTCTTCACGCTCAGCGTCAAGACCGAGTCGGGCACCAAGAACCTACGGGTGCAGTGCGACAACAAGTCCTTCTTCCTTCAGACGGACTCCAAGAACATGCAGTCCGTGCCTCGCTTCGACTGCGTGCTGAAGCTCGTCCATCACTACATGCCCTTGTCCAGAAGCTCTCTGTCCATCGGGAGCTCGAGGAACTCATACTACATATACACGGCGGGCGAGAAGATCCCTCTGGAGCTGTTGAGACCCCTTCCTTGCATCATGTCCTCCCTGCAGCATCTCTGCAGGAAGACTGTCAATGGACATATAGACGTTTCCAGCAAAAGAGAGCAGCTGCCCCAACAGCTGAAAGACTTCTTACAAGAGTATGATGCTCCCATTTAA